GTCGCAAATCTGCAACCCCTCCGTCTCAAGGTCAACTGCCCAAGTTTGATTTGAAACCGCCGATTATTGCGCCGCGCCCGGAACCAACGCTTCGTCCGCCCGCGTTACCGGTTCCTGAAACCGTTCAGGTTGACCCGCGTCTGCAACCCAAGCGCGATGATTTAGCGCCGACCGGACTGCCGACAGGCGTTCCGGGCCCGCCCTCGCCCGGTCCCGGTGAAGGTGGTGGTATCGGTTCAGGCAAAGGCGGTGGTATCGGTTCAGGCGATGGCACCGGCGTTGGTCCCGGCAGAGGGTATAATATGGGCGGCGGCGACCCGAATATTGGTGGCGGCGATGGTAACCGCAACCCGGATGGTTCAGCCAAGAGCGTTGATTCCAGACCTGTAGCGCTCAATTATCCACGTCCGAATTACACCGAAGAAGCCCGCAAAAACAAAATTCAGGGTGCCGTTTTAGTTCGCGTTCTGGTTGGCGCTGACGGTTCAGTGAAATCCGTTAGGGTATCACGCGGATTGCCCGACGGCTTGAACGAAGAAGCGATTCGCGCCGCGTATCAAATACGCTTCAGACCGGCGACCAAAAACGGACAACCGGTTGCTTACTGGGTCAACGTGCAGATTGATTTCAATTTGCGATAGCGTTTGAACGCTACGGGAAAAATGGTTAATGAGGAGCGCCGCGAGAATTTTATCGCGGCGTTC
The DNA window shown above is from Acidobacteriota bacterium and carries:
- a CDS encoding energy transducer TonB, with amino-acid sequence MQEKGLFADAFINQPSIAKRLLTEFSEATREFSHDPAGYITSAIKGDGIGGKRRQMNLLYGLAVAMMVFSTAFIGVLAAYTIAHAKDGEKTDEQQEFIALANPQDFQEQTIDMPKGKEKAGGGGGGGRKSATPPSQGQLPKFDLKPPIIAPRPEPTLRPPALPVPETVQVDPRLQPKRDDLAPTGLPTGVPGPPSPGPGEGGGIGSGKGGGIGSGDGTGVGPGRGYNMGGGDPNIGGGDGNRNPDGSAKSVDSRPVALNYPRPNYTEEARKNKIQGAVLVRVLVGADGSVKSVRVSRGLPDGLNEEAIRAAYQIRFRPATKNGQPVAYWVNVQIDFNLR